From the genome of Trypanosoma brucei brucei TREU927 chromosome 11 chr11_scaffold01 genomic scaffold, whole genome shotgun sequence:
TGGCAACAGCCTCGACGGTATCGCATGGTCCAGTAGCGAAGTTCATTGCGACAGGGTTGCCATCACAGGCAGCATTGCTACACCCACTTCTCCGTTGGACTTCCCGAAGCTTCAGTTCAAGTGATGCATTCCTCTGACGGAGCTCCTCAAGTGCCCACGAGAGTGCCGAGTTGTTGTCGCGGTCGCGGGTTAAATTAAGGTCGCTTCCCCTCACCTTTTTTTCAGGACTGCGCACAGCGTCTTTTATTGGGATCGATTCACCTGTTCCTTCAACTGGTGCACTAAAAAGGGGATTATTCCCTTCCCCACACTGCAGCCGTTCCCGTAGCCGCTGATTAGCTTTGACAGCCTCATTCAACTTGCTATGCCATTCCTGGGTTGCACGCCGAAGCGCACCTTGACCCTCTTCCAGTTTCCCAACTCTAAGAACTAAACTGGATACCACCTGCCTCACACGGTCCATACCCTCCTCTCCATTCGACGATCCCTCTGCAGTGGGAATTTTCATATCTTCCCGGTTAACTTGCACTGAGTGATTGGGGGGTTTGCACATGGCCGGAATCTGCCTTTTATCCACCTTCTCCCCTGGGGTGAGGACATCACCCATCAAATTCGTGTCGTCGCATAAAACTTCCCCTTTTGGCATCGGCTTTTTGGATGAACCGACATTGATTTCTGTTTCTCGCACTTCGGGTGAGGCAGCCGCACTAatcttccctttcattgTAGCGTCACGCGACCCGGCACATGAACCGCGCGCAGTAGATGACTTGTCCGAAGGTTTGTGAAGGCAACTCGCATAGCTGCCATTTTCTATCCCTCTAGGTATCTGCGTGCACCTCTGACCACTCTCCCTTCGCTCCAGCTGTCGCGCCCCTCTCACGGAATCATCCGCCCCACAGGGCCCAAAACTGGAGGCAGAAAGCAAAACCTGACTACTGGAAAGCGAAGGTCCGCCAGAAGCACCCACCTGTTTTCGTCGCAGCCTTCCCTCTGCGGTGGTGTAGTATATTACCGACATAAACCGAATAAGCCGCAAACTTCCACGGGGAGCGGGCTGTGGATCAGGAATAGCTACGAGGTGGGTCACAGCGGCAGGTGGAATGAAATCACGCATTGCGGAAGTGAAGAACTTGCAAGACTGAAAAGTTTGGCTTTTACCCACACCACCGCTGCGCAGCAACAAAGACAACTGGAGCAAAGCCCCAGAGTCGCACCCCATTTCGGCAACCACAAGTGAACCACCACCTTCGAGTTCAATCCGAAGCAGTAAAACCGATTCCCGCTGCAACGTTCCTCGAATCAGATGCACATGCCGCTCGTGGATGAGCTGCACGAACGCGCCCCACTCTGAGGATAATCCCCCACAATTCACGTCGAAGCGCTGCACCTCCTCCCACCAATGTATATCCTGCTGCTTCAATAAGTCCCGAGCCTTCGTCCCCTTCACCCTGAACGATATCGCGGATACCAGTACTTGCGATGGGTGCTGAGCACCCGTAAAAACTGCTGACAGCAACCGTGTAAAGAGATCCATCGCAACTTCCAGCTTCTCTCCCGCTGCCTTTACAGCCCCTTTTATAATTTTGCTGCCGCAACCTCCCTCGTCATCGTCTTCAGGCAACACAACCACCAGGGCAGCATTTCCGCCGTCCCGAAGCCTTGCGAGTAGGGGATCAACCACGTGTCCCACTGCGTCGTGGGCCGGGCTCAACACGTGCGAAAAGAAATGGGGACCTGAGCACTGGTCGTGCCGTACCACCAAACCATCTTCAAATACGCCATCGAAGAAGTCCGTACAGCGAGCCTCGTGAGGAATAATGCAAAAAGTGCGTAAGGTCGGGTCCATACCTCCAACATGCAGTCACACGAAGAAGGAATAAACAAGTGAAGCACAAATAAATGGGTTAGAAACAACTGATgaatcaaaaggaaaaggcaggatgaaaaggggggggaaacacTGCGGAGTCACGTCTATGTCAACGCCTTCAACGAGCTGTAGTGATATTGAAACTGTGAGTGCACTTTACGTGCTTTCCAATCTATTTTGCTTCTAATACTGCTTCCGGTTGCAGACCACAACCTCACCGCTACCACACTCACGCGAGCACAGTGAAGCGGACCACTTAAAGATTACAAAGCAACCggtgaagaaggagatgTGAAGGCTGAGAAAAAAACCActcatagaaaaaaaaaaacggcaacGCAGGAAGGGGTTAAGTCGCACACATGCTTCGAGCATGAACAAGCAACGacatttcttgtttttcttttgttttgagggggaaaaagaaaaaagaaaggaaccgGGCGATCACCCACACACACTGGCAGCAATAATGGTGCAAAACATAGATTGCACAGTGCATTAACTTCGAGGAAGTTATCATCTACCTCTGGACGCAAACTTACGTCCACACGAGGCTgaacataaaagaaaaaatgtttgTTCGGCCAAATGTCCGTTTACacccttatatatatatatacgtataagAATCAGGTTTCGCGCGGGTGCAGGTGTGAAGTGGATAAATACTTGGTGCACCATTCACAACACTTGAAAAAAATgcgataagaaaaaaagataaatgtACAacgtaaacaaataaagtacGTAATAATTACACactaagaaggaaaaaataatagcaacaataaaaataattattgCAATATACGTAACTCCCCTGAAATGGTAGGGACACAGCACCCCGATAGAATCATGTTCCCCACACCTTCTTTGCCTTTTGGTATTTTTCATTCCGCTGCCCAATTATCCGTACTCCTGTCGATTGCTCAACTGTTacagtgaagaaggaaaagatggaaGCTGTAAAgagcgaaaaaaagaaaaagaaaaagaaaaagaagccaaGGAAGGCAACCACACGCacgccccccccccgcacTGCTATTCCGCATCAGCCATTGGaattcacacacacatacatacaagtACCGTAATACTCTATCCTCATCCACTACACCACGCACAAGAGCAAACCCCCGGCCCGTATCACAAcaatttctttcctcatGAAACTGGCCGTGCGGAAGGGGATCCCCTTGCGTAGGGGATGGAATAGTGTTGAccgcaacaaaagaaaaaaaaatcaaaagagagaaaaaaataatgataagtATCCCAAGTGCCACGAAACACTCGCATATGGAAATGCACACGGTTCGTGACACGATGGCGCGACAAAGCAACCAACCGGAGACCAGAGAAACGAGAGTAACTTCAATGCACGTTGAAGAAGTTAGAGAAATCAGAAAACACTCACGAAATGCCGTAACAACGAAAGCGAAGGGAacatatagatatagatagttttatttatatctattctttttttaaaaaaaaaaaagcagcaaaaacatTCCGGGGACGGCACACACATATctcgaaagaaaaaaatagcatAAGTTAAGCACTAAAAAATTGGCCGCCAAATGTAATCGAATGTTACTGTCGTGTGTGCACAACTGTGTGCCCGTACCGCGCGGCAAACCACGGACCTAGCTGTTTCCCTTTGGATTGAGGACGAGCACCGATAAacatttcttcttcagcactcCGCTTGCAGGAACCATACCGTTCATTAGCGcctgtatttctttttttaattccaaCAAGGTGCTCGGCAGTATTCGGTGGTTTACCGTAGAAATGTAAAAGAGTATTAGAGCAACACGCTCAATGAGGAACGGGTCAACGACCAACTGCTGTCTAACTAATCGTTTGTAGAGAGTTGCTGACTCTCGCTTCATGACATGATCTCGCTCATCAACAGGGAGTTGAGGTACTTTAACAAGCATAATTCTGTTTATGTCCCTGCAGATTGGCACGTATTGATCCCGCAGGGACGCCAATTGTTTCCGGTACTCGGGCCGCAAACAGCGTACCAAACCGATGCTCGGCTCCCAACCCGGAACAGGCCGACCAAAGAACCCGaatttctcttctccctGCAAAATCTCCCTTTCGTAGTCCCGAAAGTCCTCCAGTAATCTTGCAATCTGCTCGTCCCTGCACACAGCACCAGATGAAAAAGCAGGGTGATACGAAAAATGCACCTCATGCTGGAATGCGGGAGGCACTAGTCGTCTATACATGTTAAACTTCTCCGCCTCCATGTGAAAATGACCCACTATGATTTTCACCACCTGCTCATCCTCCTTCGGGTAACCCTCAACTGCACTCCCAAACCCGCTACTTACGCCAGGGCTCTCTTCTCCCGAAATCCCGGGTTCACGATGAACTTCAATGAAGTTACCTTGCGAAAAAGTATTGTCGGAACCTAATTCGCCGCACGATAAGGCACCACTTCCCGGGGAGCACGTGCCGCTCACCTTCAGTTTGGGTGTGTGACGTCTATGGGATCTGTCGGCCAACGCTGATGATGCCCTGAGCAACAAAAAATCCGAAAGGAAAAACTTTCGTAGCTCTCCTGCAGCCTTGAACCGATGATAATCCCCTATCCCGAGCCCAGGACGCACTACACCAAGTTCGGAGAGGTTGTTGTCAACGAAGAAAACAACGTCCCACAACCCACTCATTGCAAGTGAACGCACGATATCCATCTTTCGAAATATTGCACCATCTAAAAAAGCGGTGTGTGGTGACGGAACAACGAGACTAGACAGACTGGAAAGGGAAATCCCCCACAAAGAAGGCCGGAATGCCAACCACCGTACACAACTTTCGTCTTCCTCCATCGTGTATTGCTCGGTGGCAGTAAAAAGAGCTTCGATACCCATCGACACTTTCCTTGGGGCATGCGCTGTGGCAATTCGTATGATGGGAACGTCACTGCCATCAAGAGGACTTTTCTTCACGCTAGTAACAACTAACGGTCGTGAGCAACAACTACCATCGACGCGGCCTTTTTTCGCTTTGACACCTCCCGGTGTGTCACCATGAAATTTTGCATCTCCCGTAAAGAATGAAGTAAATCGCTGAAGTTTTCCGCCCCTGGGCCCTGGAACAAACAAGTCATCCACACTACCCCGTGTCAACAGTAAATGTCTTGCTGGGCAGCTACCAAATGTATGAAGGAGATTATCAGTCTCAAACAGCACATGCTGACGACTGCCCTCCCGACCAGATGTCACAAACGTATCGTCTACATCCCAAACGCATAAAACACTTGGAGAACGCGAGGCATTACCATGGAATTGTCGTGAAATGGAGGGTGATATGACACCGTTATCCTGTCCAGATTCTGCTTGTCCACCTTCAACGGCTCCGCTGAAGGACATCATAGTTTTCCGGACATCTGCAAATGACCTCAACTGCACGAGTTCGGTACTGATGGTTACGTAAGGTGGTGCAACTCCCGATGTAACACGCTCAGATTCCGAGGCCGGAGAAGATGCGATCATGAAGATGTCTTCGCTAAAGAGATATaacataaaaagaaaatgtagaGTATACCCATTTCCCAACAAAGGGTTTGAGTGCTTGTCATCGAAAGATTTAATTGTTGGGTGGCGGGAATATCTTAAGAGACAGGACACAAGTTTCTCCAACTTGGAAAGTGGAGGTCGTGCAGtagcggcaaaaaaaaaaagaaaaaaagcgacCTGCATATCCACCAACAGTAACGACGGAGCTTCACAAGATAAACAGttaaacacaacaaaaagcaacctcaaaaaaaaaaaaataaaaaacaaaataaaaaaaaggcatgcgccaacaagaaaacaaagtgagACTTGTGTGAGACGAGCAACTCCTCTTTAGTGAGCACATGGCAGCTGTCCACTTCGTGCAACGCCAAAGGTGGTACAGACTGAAAAAGCGCGGTGGTGAAAACCTGATAGCGTAGCCACAGGACAACGGCACACAGTTAGTGCCCCTCACACCATTTTAACACATCCGCCAAACACTCATCAAATATTCACATCCTCAACGGGGCCACCGGAACCGCCAACGGATTGCACGAAACTCACAGACGACACCGTATGCCGCGCAccactggaaaaaaaaaaggcatatCAAGGTCTCTATCTTCCCTGAAAGCATACGCCCAGTTTAACAATTCACACACTCACTTGCATCACACACAAGCTcctactcttcttttttttctttttcttttttttttttgctatccCCTTCACCCGCCATACGCATAGAGACAACTTCACACAGTTGATTCAAGTGATTTCAAAGGTTTCATCACAACacaaccacacacgcacgtaaCATTTGTTGCGGTGCATGAGCGAAAGTGACAAAAAAGCATTACCACTGAGAACCCACATTAAGTGAGAGGAACTATTTGTAttaaagaggaaggaagggactggcgagtggaaacaaaaaaagaaaaaaaaaaagaagcgcacGACCACTGAATGGAAGGCAAACACAACCCGGAGTGAATAAATGTTATCATCCCTCGCTCATGGTTTAATAGTCCATCGAGTATTCTCATATGACACAGAAATACGTCCGACTACAAACCACAAGATAGAGATTTTAAACATACAGTAACAAAATTGCCAGGCTatgaaatgtaaaaatatacatatgcacTCAGAAGACGCTAGGTCCTCTACCCCTACTGCGGGGAAagcaaagagagaaaaaaacactttgTTACTCCGTACACAAACTCTACTGTCAACTTTGTTCGCACTATCTTACTGTGATGTTTCAGactaaacaacaacatgatgGGTATTCCCTCCTTAACTCTTCGTACATACTCATTTTGCACGTTGGAGGTCCGATTTATTCCCAGTTTTTTTCCAAAAAGGAGTACATCGcaacggtttttttttttttggtggggtAGGAAAAATGTCATTTTGTTTGATTTCGTGCATCCACGCCGATGGGGTGTAAACTCATAAGCTTATATAACCACTTGAAGCCACGCTCCATAGCTTGTTGGGTCCACTTATGAGTATCATGGGTAATGTCCTTTAGCCATGTTCGTCCACGTGAATCCTTCACTCGCTTGCAGAAGGTTTCTTTGCAACTTTCTTCCGCAAGGCTCCGCATTAGCGTTAAGTTCATCAGCGCTGTCAACTCTCCTATGTGTTTAATTCCGTCGAGCGCATTACGGCGGACAATGTGAGAAAGAAGTTGGTGCATAATGCCCGCGTACGACCGCACTTCGAGAAACCAATCAGCAGTTTGTATAATAAATCTCGTACAGGAATCGTCTTGTTCCCCCTCAGTCTGCACTTCCGGCGCGGGTTCTTCTTTCATAAAGTATTCAATGCAACCCTCGAGGTCAGAGTCGAATCGGACATAGGAAGGTAGGACATGCTCGGCTAACGTCCGTGTTGTTAAAAGCATACCATAATCGATGTGGAATATAGCACCACTCGGATGAATCATAACATTCTCACGATGTCGATCACCGATTGCAAATATATAATTCAGCAATATGAAAAACTTTGCGGAGCACATGAAACACTCACGGGCAAGAGCAGCTGATTTTTGACTATCGAAGTCTTTAACTATCAAACTATTAGGTTGTCCACACTGATGTCCCGCTCCTCGTACCCTTTCATGAAGTTGAGGTTCCGACACCGAGTCCCCCAGCTGGCCTTGTGTCTTCTCAAGTGACACAAGGTGCTGAAGCAGGCGACCCTCTTTGTCCTTTCCAATCACACGGTGAATTGTCTGCCCGTCCTTTACCACCTCTATCAAACCCGAAGACGGCGAAAGCAAAATAACGCGATACGTGGGAAGGACCACGTTGCCTATTTGCTTGTAGAGCACCCACCGCAAAAACCGCGAGGTGACACACATCACTTTATCCTTTTCAAGGTTTTCCCTCTTGACAAGAATACCCCGCGTCACACCTTCTGCATCAACGAGCGGAATCGAAACAGGCCGTTGACTAGATTCCATTATCTTGATACCCCCCAAGTCGATGTGTGTTATAACCACACTACTGTCAAACGGAAACAGCATAGGCGATACGGCACACAGCCCATTGCGTTCCTGCGCAATCCTCGATGAAGTTGACAAACAACCAGAGACGGATTCGCCGGTCGTTTCCGCCAAACCCCCCATTAGCCCACTGTTCGAGAGCTGAGTAACAAGCGCCCTCTGATACTCCCTGGCATCCCCACCCACCGGGACAAGATTCACCTCAGGTGTGATCAAGTTTAAAAACTTAAGTGTATTGAGAAATTTCTGATGTGATTCCGGGAATGTGTCAGCGTTTCTTTCAATGACGCGCTCCTGTAGTGTGCGGTAGCTGAATTCATTGACCCTCATTCGCGCTGACGCCTCTTGACAAATAACGATCGCCAACTGTGGATCGAGCTTCGACAAGGAGAGTAGAACGGACACAACACGGGGCTGGCAGCTCTCGAGATCAAAGATATCCAACAGGAgcaacacaacacattcTCGTATGCACGTATCCAGCGACGTAATCCAATCTCGCAGCAGGTGCTTTGTCACTATTTTCCGTATTTTTTCCGCTGTTGCATGGCCTTGTGGTGCACGGTGCAAACACTCCAGAATTTTGATACCAAAGAACGGTGGTAGCATCCGACCGCAAGTGCGTGTGCACAACATATACCAGTGGCTCAATGGCGGCTTCCAATAGAAGTCACGAAGCTGTGGTGACATTGGCGGCGGTGCGGCTCCCTTTGCCGTTTGCTCGATTGCTGCGCAGGCCTTCTCAACAAGTTCATTGTTCTCCCAGTCAATAGATATGAAGAGAAATATGAGAGGCTCGGGGTGGCCAACCAAAAGATTAACGCTACTGGCAAGGATCTGTGCTGTCCGTTTTGGTATCTTCATGTTCCACATGTTCTCGTAGAGAGATGATCTGTAGTCACTGAGGCACAACTCGGCTGCAGCCCTCCACTGCTCGTTGACGGTACGTAAGAGTGCGATATCCACGATAGATAGGCCGGCACAAACGAATGTGGTGCAAAGAaatgtgtgtttatttatcATCATTGCTTGATCGTAGCACCTCTTGCATGCGTGACGCATTCTGCCCTCCTCCGGTTGACCAGGCTTACTTAACTTGGCCAATGACTTGTCTAGCATCCATGACGTGCACTGCTCACACATGCGCCGGCCACAGCAACGGCAGTTACGCGCCCGAACCGCAGCAA
Proteins encoded in this window:
- a CDS encoding phosphatidylinositol 3-kinase catalytic subunit, putative (similar to Phosphatidylinositol 3-kinase VPS34- like (EC 2.7.1.137) (PI3-kinase)(PtdIns-3-kinase) (PI3K). (Swiss-Prot:P54676) (Dictyostelium discoideum;)) → MCIYPLSIIRVPSLAILSVFNYFSPVCFFFSPVYYNFVAVCGGSRDLMTQSAEVSVTSYEQPLPGRPTDGVGADLPRDADGVRDSTQEFDMLAVDVILGDGTHCALDFAESAYLKRLISQKQPVQLEFGSQVAIEELKRIVALDLRGSKLSRARRQTRADVKSRMSEADDEVLSSFSTSAAPHREDSQACVFFSETTLSRNGTVSCYNACELTRNRELFMEVLELSARLEMEKTFAVLCGEFGRIYKEEVFCDTDIRSLASLNSKEKLCEVLAFREKVMTAFRIGGGSAEPGSPQPRSLQPSKDVLIATGADKSNHQLPCVAWLKKDRYFYPEFYHVGDLTQSIDPSSTTMTEASYLGEDFAKKGHTLYQNPVWEGEDSAKTCSECKRSFSSWPALLFAAVRARNCRCCGRRMCEQCTSWMLDKSLAKLSKPGQPEEGRMRHACKRCYDQAMMINKHTFLCTTFVCAGLSIVDIALLRTVNEQWRAAAELCLSDYRSSLYENMWNMKIPKRTAQILASSVNLLVGHPEPLIFLFISIDWENNELVEKACAAIEQTAKGAAPPPMSPQLRDFYWKPPLSHWYMLCTRTCGRMLPPFFGIKILECLHRAPQGHATAEKIRKIVTKHLLRDWITSLDTCIRECVVLLLLDIFDLESCQPRVVSVLLSLSKLDPQLAIVICQEASARMRVNEFSYRTLQERVIERNADTFPESHQKFLNTLKFLNLITPEVNLVPVGGDAREYQRALVTQLSNSGLMGGLAETTGESVSGCLSTSSRIAQERNGLCAVSPMLFPFDSSVVITHIDLGGIKIMESSQRPVSIPLVDAEGVTRGILVKRENLEKDKVMCVTSRFLRWVLYKQIGNVVLPTYRVILLSPSSGLIEVVKDGQTIHRVIGKDKEGRLLQHLVSLEKTQGQLGDSVSEPQLHERVRGAGHQCGQPNSLIVKDFDSQKSAALARECFMCSAKFFILLNYIFAIGDRHRENVMIHPSGAIFHIDYGMLLTTRTLAEHVLPSYVRFDSDLEGCIEYFMKEEPAPEVQTEGEQDDSCTRFIIQTADWFLEVRSYAGIMHQLLSHIVRRNALDGIKHIGELTALMNLTLMRSLAEESCKETFCKRVKDSRGRTWLKDITHDTHKWTQQAMERGFKWLYKLMSLHPIGVDARNQTK